In the genome of Synechococcus sp. CB0101, the window CTGCTGCCCGAGCGGCGTGTTTTGGCTTAGGCGCCCGCAAAGCTGTCATCACCAGTCAGCGGACAGGCAACTGTTGTCCCAAACCAATTGGTGATCCGAGCTTGTTCCGGGCTGTTCTCTTCCACCGTTGGATGAGGTTCTGACGTGTGAGGACCCATCGGCTCGAGCAGATCCAACAAGGCCTGCAGTTCCTCCTGAGGCTCCCGTTGCAACGCCGAGATCACATCAGGTCCCGGCGCTGCTGACAGTGCGAGCTCGGCCCCCACGGCGCCCGGAACGCGTGAGGAGAGCTCAAGCGCCATTGGTGCCATGGGGCGCTCCATTGCCACCACCGCCAGGCTGCCCAACCACTCCATCGCCGAACGACAAGACGGGTCCTGAAACGTGAGGCACTGCAGCAATTCACGACAGTCGGGTGCATGGACGAACAGCCGCAGGGCCCTGCGCTCGGCGCGCCGGCGGGCTGTAGCTGTGTGGGGTTCAGCGGCTGCAGCGGCAGGAGGCAAGGTCCCAGGGGTCTGCTCGCCGCTACTGCGTAAGGCCATCTCCAGGCGTTGCTCCGCTGAGCGGCGAAGGACTCCGTCGGGCAGCTGCTCCACCAGGGCCTGACCGTTGCGCTCCACCGCTTGCAGGGTTTCGAGTGATGCCTCGCCGGTGCTCGCTGACAGAGGTGCCAAGAGTCGATCGAAGCGCCACTCCAGCCAGTGCCGTGCACCAGCGATCAGTCCCTCGATGGCTGGTGATCCATTGCTGCGGAGCAGCCCATCGGCGTCCTGACCATCGGGCAGCTGCGCCACCGAGGCACTAAGCCCGCCGGCCATCAGCTGGGGTTGCAACTGCTCAAGCAGCTTCTCTGTCGCCGCCTGCCCAGCCTTGTCCCCATCAAGGGCAATCAGGAGGTGCTTCATCCCCTGTCGCCTGAGGAGCTGCAACTGCAACGCCGACACGCTCGTGCCAAGACAAGCCACGGCATTCGTGAACCCGGCCTGGTGGAGCTGGATCACATCCAGCGGTCCCTCCACCAACAACGCCGTGCCCTCTTTACGGACGGCATCGGCTGCCTGATCCAGCCCGAACACCAGCCCATTGCGCTGGAACAACAGGTCGTTCGGGCTGTTGCGGTACTTGGGTTCCTGGTTACCGGTGGCGCGGCCGCAGAAGCCCACCGTCTGACCAGAGGCATCGTTCAGGGGGATGACCAGGCGCCCACCGGCAAAACCCAGCTGCCAGGCGCGAGCGGTGTCGGCACTGATGCCACGGGCCTGGAGGTAGTCGGCGCCATCGCCGCCCTGCTCGAGCTGTTGCACCAGAGCCTGGTGGAACTGGGTGCGCTGCTCGGTGCGCTTGGCCATCAGTGCCCTGCGCTCGCGCCACTCCTGCTCAAAGCGCTCCTGTGCCTCGGGATCACCCTCAGCGACGCTGACGCCAGTGCGGCGAGCGAGCTCCAGCACTGCTTCCTGAAAGCTCAGCCCCTGCCGGTCCTGCAGCCAGCCGATGGCATCGGTGCCCTTGCCGCAGACAAAGCAATGCACCCGGTTACGAGTGGTGCTCACCGTGAGCGATGGGTGGCGGTCGTCATGCCAAGGGCAACGGGCCACGAAATCACGGCCCGCTTTCTTGAGCTCGCTGGGGCCAAAGAGATCCATCACCTGGGCCCGCTCGCGCACGCTCTCCAACACCGTTGGCGTAAGCAGCCCAGCCGGGCGACCCGAGGGGTGCCCGCTGGGTGCGCGCCGGTCCGTACCTGCAACCACCCGATGAAAGGTGGCTTGGCCACTGCCGTTGGCTATGCCAGTGCTGCTCATAGGCACTCCACCCCGGGGTAGAGATCACTGCCAAGGAAGAGATGCCGGGCTTCATCGGCCTCCAGGTAGCAGTGGGCTCGGTCCATGCGGATCGTGGTTTTGCTGCAGTCGTTTTCTCCGCTCATCTGGCCGTGGCGGAACTTGCCGTGGTGGATTTCGAGCACACCCGGCTTGGGCTTGCTGAATTCATCCACCTTGGGCCGATCGATCAGCCACACCGCCGAGGCATATCGCTCGAGTTCTGATGTCCCCGCCAGGTGGGAGACATCGGGGCCGGTGGGGTTGCCGTAGG includes:
- a CDS encoding DNA primase, with translation MVAGTDRRAPSGHPSGRPAGLLTPTVLESVRERAQVMDLFGPSELKKAGRDFVARCPWHDDRHPSLTVSTTRNRVHCFVCGKGTDAIGWLQDRQGLSFQEAVLELARRTGVSVAEGDPEAQERFEQEWRERRALMAKRTEQRTQFHQALVQQLEQGGDGADYLQARGISADTARAWQLGFAGGRLVIPLNDASGQTVGFCGRATGNQEPKYRNSPNDLLFQRNGLVFGLDQAADAVRKEGTALLVEGPLDVIQLHQAGFTNAVACLGTSVSALQLQLLRRQGMKHLLIALDGDKAGQAATEKLLEQLQPQLMAGGLSASVAQLPDGQDADGLLRSNGSPAIEGLIAGARHWLEWRFDRLLAPLSASTGEASLETLQAVERNGQALVEQLPDGVLRRSAEQRLEMALRSSGEQTPGTLPPAAAAAEPHTATARRRAERRALRLFVHAPDCRELLQCLTFQDPSCRSAMEWLGSLAVVAMERPMAPMALELSSRVPGAVGAELALSAAPGPDVISALQREPQEELQALLDLLEPMGPHTSEPHPTVEENSPEQARITNWFGTTVACPLTGDDSFAGA